From Flavobacterium alkalisoli, the proteins below share one genomic window:
- a CDS encoding peroxiredoxin-like family protein, which produces MKKVLAGFMLLSAVVACKKENKEAATDEPMATEQTAEVKDTIAYADFGMDTSDLPKGLNVGDMAPQINMTTADKKNIALQDLYKDQPVVVLFYRAYWCPVCVRHLGEFAQKAKEIEAKGAKLVIITPETYDNVAKTKEETKTDFMTISDVDGSIMKAFDVDFKVTETYQEMIKEKLDASVAQTNATGEAVLPVPATFIIDKGGKIVYKHFNPNYRERATVEEIVANLP; this is translated from the coding sequence ATGAAAAAAGTTTTAGCCGGCTTTATGCTGCTTAGTGCAGTTGTGGCCTGTAAAAAAGAGAATAAAGAGGCAGCTACTGATGAGCCGATGGCAACCGAACAGACAGCAGAAGTAAAAGATACTATTGCTTATGCCGATTTTGGTATGGATACTTCCGATTTGCCAAAAGGGCTTAATGTGGGAGATATGGCTCCGCAGATAAACATGACAACTGCCGATAAGAAAAATATAGCGTTGCAGGATTTGTATAAAGATCAACCTGTAGTGGTGTTGTTTTACAGGGCATACTGGTGTCCTGTATGTGTAAGGCATTTAGGTGAGTTTGCCCAAAAAGCAAAAGAAATTGAGGCTAAAGGGGCTAAGCTTGTAATTATTACTCCTGAAACTTATGATAATGTTGCCAAAACCAAGGAAGAAACCAAAACGGACTTTATGACCATCTCTGATGTTGACGGCAGCATAATGAAGGCTTTTGATGTTGACTTTAAGGTTACCGAAACCTATCAGGAAATGATTAAAGAAAAACTTGACGCATCTGTAGCGCAAACTAACGCAACAGGTGAGGCTGTATTGCCGGTGCCAGCCACATTTATTATTGACAAAGGAGGGAAGATAGTTTACAAACACTTTAACCCTAATTACAGGGAAAGAGCAACTGTAGAAGAAATAGTGGCTAACCTGCCATAA
- a CDS encoding mechanosensitive ion channel family protein → MKDFEGYFDWFINVVLLYTPKVLAAIGILIAGIVGIKLIKLLITRIMKKREMDPTAVKFLLDILTWVLNIMLFVIVIGQLGVETSSFVAILGAAGLAIGLSLQGSLSNFAGGLLIIIFKPFRAGDYIEAQGEGGTVNEIQIFATKLTTPSNQVIYIPNGALSNGNIRNFSKELTRRGEIIVGAGYGSNMKHVKDVLAKIVADEPKILDEPAPIIRIKGLADNSVNFQLLVWATNDNYWQMLSDVQENVKIQFDAEGIEIPFPQRDIVIRNLDKKNLPS, encoded by the coding sequence ATGAAGGATTTTGAAGGATATTTTGACTGGTTTATAAATGTAGTATTACTTTATACACCTAAAGTCCTCGCAGCAATTGGTATTCTAATAGCTGGTATAGTTGGCATTAAACTTATAAAATTGTTGATTACCAGAATAATGAAAAAAAGAGAAATGGACCCTACTGCGGTTAAATTTCTTTTAGACATCCTTACGTGGGTGTTAAATATTATGCTCTTTGTAATTGTTATAGGCCAACTTGGGGTAGAGACATCTTCTTTTGTTGCAATACTGGGTGCTGCAGGTTTAGCTATAGGTTTATCATTGCAGGGATCACTTTCTAATTTTGCAGGCGGATTACTGATAATTATATTTAAACCTTTTAGAGCAGGAGATTATATCGAAGCACAAGGCGAAGGAGGGACCGTTAATGAAATACAGATTTTTGCAACAAAACTTACTACACCAAGCAACCAGGTAATTTATATTCCTAACGGGGCACTTTCTAATGGTAATATCCGAAACTTCTCTAAAGAACTTACCCGTCGTGGCGAAATAATAGTTGGTGCCGGCTACGGCAGTAACATGAAACATGTAAAAGACGTGTTAGCAAAAATAGTTGCCGATGAACCAAAGATATTAGACGAACCTGCTCCAATAATAAGGATTAAAGGATTAGCTGATAATTCCGTGAATTTTCAGTTATTAGTATGGGCAACCAACGATAATTACTGGCAAATGCTTTCTGACGTACAGGAAAATGTTAAAATACAATTTGATGCAGAAGGTATTGAAATACCTTTCCCTCAGCGAGATATAGTTATCAGAAATCTTGATAAAAAAAATCTGCCTTCTTAG
- a CDS encoding thioredoxin domain-containing protein — translation MNELHFETSPYLLQHANNPIHWKAWNEHALAKAKDENKLIILSVGYSACHWCHVMEHESFEDKEVAKVMNDHFVSIKVDREERPDVDAIYMKAVQIMTGQGGWPMNVVLLPDGRPVWGGTYFRKENWIASLEQLHQLYTNDPDRVTEYAGKLLEGLNVIGLVNVNDSGSLPEPNNIRPLVEKWSKSFDWDFGGYARAPKFMMPNNYLFLQRYGYQAKSQDLLEFTDLTLTRMAYGGLFDTVDGGFSRYSVDIKWHVPHFEKMLYDNGQLMTLYAEAYKRTKNPLYKEVIEKTHHFIKKELTDANGAFYSALDADSPDILGHKEEGAFYVWEKDELKDILREDFDAFAKVFNINEFGFWENGKFVLIQIESAEKLAQELNLSIEEFREKKKSWEQLLYSEREKRVKPGLDDKTLTSWNAIMLKGYADAYKALGKEEYLDAARKNALFIAEHLWHADGHLWRTYKEGKAKIKGFLEDYAHTAQAFITYYEATLDEKWLLYAKQITDYTLENFYDEQKQFFAYTSFKEEKLVAPHYETEDNVIPASNSVMANVLYKLSLLFDNGYYEKVALQMLYHIIPNMDYPSAFSNWLNLWMDLSADNKELAVCGSDAVQDIKNINSEYLPHVITAGCFASSEIPFLKNRFDKEKSLFYICKNKTCDLPQTSANETLNNLKL, via the coding sequence ATGAACGAACTTCACTTTGAAACCAGTCCGTATTTATTGCAGCACGCAAACAACCCCATTCACTGGAAAGCATGGAACGAACATGCACTGGCAAAAGCAAAGGATGAAAACAAGCTTATAATACTAAGCGTTGGATATTCTGCCTGCCACTGGTGTCATGTTATGGAACACGAAAGTTTTGAAGATAAGGAAGTGGCAAAGGTGATGAACGATCATTTTGTTTCCATAAAAGTAGATCGTGAAGAAAGGCCCGATGTAGATGCCATTTACATGAAAGCTGTGCAGATTATGACCGGCCAGGGTGGCTGGCCTATGAATGTAGTACTTTTACCCGATGGCAGGCCTGTTTGGGGAGGTACCTACTTTAGAAAAGAAAACTGGATTGCCTCTTTAGAACAATTACACCAACTTTACACCAATGACCCTGACAGGGTAACCGAATATGCCGGAAAATTACTAGAAGGGCTCAATGTAATAGGATTGGTGAATGTAAACGATAGCGGCTCCTTGCCCGAGCCTAACAACATTCGCCCGTTGGTTGAAAAATGGTCTAAAAGTTTCGATTGGGATTTTGGAGGTTATGCAAGGGCACCAAAATTCATGATGCCTAATAACTATCTATTCCTACAGCGTTATGGGTATCAGGCAAAATCGCAAGACCTGTTAGAATTTACCGACCTTACCCTTACAAGAATGGCTTACGGAGGTTTGTTTGACACGGTAGACGGAGGTTTTTCAAGATATTCGGTAGACATAAAATGGCATGTTCCCCATTTTGAAAAAATGCTGTATGACAACGGGCAACTGATGACTTTGTATGCTGAGGCCTACAAACGAACCAAAAACCCGCTATACAAAGAAGTAATAGAAAAAACCCATCACTTTATTAAAAAGGAACTTACCGATGCTAACGGTGCATTTTACAGTGCTCTTGACGCTGACAGCCCGGATATATTAGGCCATAAAGAAGAAGGTGCATTTTATGTTTGGGAAAAAGATGAATTAAAAGACATTTTGCGAGAAGACTTTGATGCTTTTGCCAAAGTATTTAACATAAACGAATTTGGTTTTTGGGAAAACGGAAAGTTTGTACTTATACAAATCGAGTCGGCAGAGAAACTGGCTCAGGAGCTTAACCTCTCAATAGAAGAATTCAGAGAAAAGAAGAAATCTTGGGAACAGCTGTTATATTCCGAAAGGGAGAAAAGGGTAAAACCCGGGCTGGATGACAAAACTCTTACCTCATGGAATGCCATTATGCTAAAGGGTTATGCCGATGCTTACAAAGCACTGGGCAAAGAGGAATATCTTGATGCCGCACGCAAAAATGCATTGTTTATTGCCGAACACCTTTGGCATGCCGACGGGCATTTGTGGCGCACCTATAAGGAAGGCAAAGCCAAGATAAAAGGATTCCTTGAAGACTATGCCCACACAGCACAGGCCTTTATTACTTATTATGAAGCTACATTGGATGAAAAATGGCTGCTTTATGCCAAACAGATTACTGATTACACACTGGAAAATTTCTATGACGAACAAAAGCAGTTTTTTGCCTACACCTCATTTAAGGAAGAAAAACTGGTAGCCCCACATTATGAAACCGAAGACAATGTAATACCAGCATCAAACTCGGTTATGGCAAATGTGCTTTATAAACTGAGCTTACTGTTTGACAATGGCTATTATGAAAAAGTTGCCCTACAGATGTTATATCATATAATACCTAATATGGACTACCCTTCTGCATTTTCAAACTGGCTTAATTTATGGATGGACTTATCTGCAGATAATAAAGAACTCGCAGTTTGCGGATCTGATGCCGTACAGGATATAAAAAATATAAACAGCGAATACCTGCCACATGTAATAACAGCAGGTTGTTTTGCCTCAAGCGAGATTCCTTTCCTCAAAAATCGCTTTGATAAAGAAAAGTCTCTGTTTTATATTTGTAAAAACAAAACCTGCGACCTGCCGCAAACATCAGCAAACGAAACATTAAATAACTTAAAATTATAA
- a CDS encoding SusD/RagB family nutrient-binding outer membrane lipoprotein: MKKIQILAAGLSLLLMSTACTSDFEDVNENPNLIAEISPGTLLNPIIYGMSSHYALRSSDVTFNLMQVTVPFPSVSGGLHRYDVSPNIGNSSWSNSYKWLANIREMRIAAEKTEDENYMAIALTLNAWVYSNLTDVFGPVPMTEAVRAEEGILYPKYDTQEMIYETILADLEAANEMYNLEEDMAYAPDILFNNDILKWKKFTNSLRMRLLLRISNRTETNAFQQLTAMINNPEQYPVFETNAESAILQVTGVGANVSPWGRPQDFRLNVKMASFFIDNLNNFEDPRRPLIATTGTDLDNNNIGYIGIPSGYAGADSQFEYNASTLQITPVTNPMQIFILPYSEVEFIKAEMAQRGYTSDAQLHYEKGVKAAIEQLKGTMPATYFDNVAVQYDGTLEQIMLQKYYSLYFVDYQQWFEYRRTGLPQLPTTSAMLNNAVMPSRFTYPTDQQLYNLSNYQDAVQMIGDDDINTKVWWDN; the protein is encoded by the coding sequence ATGAAAAAGATACAAATTTTAGCAGCAGGCCTTTCCTTACTTTTAATGAGTACTGCCTGTACAAGCGACTTTGAAGACGTAAACGAGAACCCTAACCTTATTGCAGAAATAAGCCCGGGCACTCTTTTAAACCCTATTATATACGGAATGTCAAGCCATTATGCGCTTCGCAGTTCTGATGTTACATTCAACCTGATGCAGGTAACAGTTCCTTTCCCTAGTGTTTCGGGAGGATTACACCGCTATGATGTTAGCCCTAACATAGGGAACTCTTCGTGGAGTAACTCATACAAATGGCTGGCTAACATAAGAGAAATGCGCATCGCAGCTGAAAAGACTGAAGATGAAAACTACATGGCTATTGCACTTACATTAAATGCATGGGTATACTCTAACCTTACCGACGTATTTGGACCTGTGCCAATGACTGAGGCTGTAAGAGCTGAAGAAGGTATCCTTTATCCTAAATATGATACGCAGGAGATGATTTATGAAACCATCCTTGCCGATCTTGAGGCTGCTAACGAGATGTACAACCTTGAGGAAGACATGGCTTATGCTCCGGATATCCTTTTCAACAACGATATCCTTAAATGGAAAAAGTTTACTAACTCACTACGTATGAGATTACTTTTAAGAATCTCTAACCGTACAGAGACTAATGCTTTCCAACAGCTTACAGCAATGATTAATAACCCTGAGCAATACCCTGTTTTTGAAACTAATGCAGAGTCGGCTATACTACAGGTTACAGGAGTTGGTGCAAACGTATCACCTTGGGGAAGACCACAGGATTTCAGACTTAACGTTAAGATGGCTTCTTTCTTTATTGACAACCTTAATAATTTTGAAGACCCAAGAAGACCGCTTATCGCTACAACAGGTACCGATCTTGACAATAACAACATTGGTTATATAGGTATACCTAGTGGCTATGCAGGAGCTGATTCTCAGTTTGAGTACAATGCCTCTACCCTACAGATAACTCCGGTTACTAACCCAATGCAGATTTTTATCCTTCCTTACTCTGAAGTAGAGTTTATAAAGGCTGAAATGGCACAAAGAGGTTATACAAGTGATGCACAGCTACACTATGAGAAAGGTGTAAAAGCAGCGATAGAACAACTTAAAGGAACAATGCCGGCAACTTATTTTGATAATGTTGCGGTACAGTACGATGGTACTTTAGAGCAGATAATGCTTCAAAAATACTACTCACTATACTTTGTAGATTATCAACAGTGGTTTGAATACAGAAGAACAGGCTTACCTCAGCTTCCTACAACATCGGCTATGCTTAACAATGCAGTAATGCCATCAAGATTTACATACCCAACCGATCAGCAACTGTACAACCTGTCTAACTATCAGGATGCAGTACAAATGATTGGTGACGACGATATCAACACCAAAGTTTGGTGGGATAATTAA
- a CDS encoding calcineurin-like phosphoesterase C-terminal domain-containing protein — MKKHIVTTGMLLFAAYLSAQTVKGVVYEDANGNGKKDKKEAGIANVAITNGRDVVLTNKNGEYQLALSNDDIVSVIKPAGYNVPVNADNLPQFFYIHKPEGSPKTEFAGVQPTGKLPKSVDFGLTKAQEKETFTALIFGDPQPYNLEEVDYYARGVVAEVINSKNVSFGLSMGDLVGNDLSLFNPYIQATKKAGLPWYNLLGNHDLNFDVEKDEMADETYEAHFGPANYAFNYGKVHFIVLDNVMYPDPRDSKGYWGGFREDQFQFIENDLKLVPKDHLIVLAFHIPISEPDALDDSFRDEDRNRLFKALKDFPYTLSLSAHTHLQRQDFFNKGEGGWLQEKPHHHYNVGTTSGDWYSGKLDEKGIPISVMRDGTPKGYAFIHFNGNQYTIDYKAAGKPKEHQMEVFAPKVVAKGKRTKAGVFVNFFMGSKNDKLEYRVDGGEWKHMEYTETADPSYVELVYEWDLAEELMPGRRSSDPVASTHVWRGNIPANLEAGEHKIEIKATDMFGQIHTAVKSYRIEMPK, encoded by the coding sequence ATGAAAAAACACATTGTTACTACAGGTATGCTGCTTTTTGCAGCATACCTATCTGCTCAAACCGTAAAAGGCGTAGTATATGAAGATGCTAACGGAAATGGGAAGAAAGACAAAAAAGAAGCAGGCATAGCAAACGTAGCCATAACTAACGGCCGCGATGTGGTGCTTACAAATAAAAACGGAGAGTATCAACTGGCCTTAAGTAATGACGATATTGTTTCGGTTATAAAACCTGCAGGATATAATGTCCCTGTAAATGCAGACAATCTGCCTCAGTTCTTTTATATCCATAAACCGGAAGGTTCTCCAAAAACAGAATTTGCAGGAGTTCAGCCAACAGGAAAATTACCTAAATCGGTAGATTTTGGCCTTACTAAAGCGCAGGAAAAGGAAACTTTTACAGCTCTTATTTTTGGCGACCCTCAGCCTTACAACCTTGAAGAGGTAGATTATTATGCAAGAGGTGTGGTAGCCGAAGTGATAAACTCTAAAAATGTTTCGTTCGGTTTAAGTATGGGAGACCTTGTAGGTAACGACCTTAGCCTTTTTAACCCTTATATACAGGCAACAAAAAAAGCAGGATTACCCTGGTACAACCTGTTAGGAAACCATGACCTTAACTTTGATGTTGAAAAGGATGAAATGGCTGATGAAACTTATGAAGCTCATTTTGGACCTGCCAACTATGCTTTTAACTATGGTAAAGTACACTTTATAGTACTGGATAATGTTATGTATCCGGACCCAAGGGATTCTAAAGGTTATTGGGGTGGCTTTAGAGAAGACCAGTTTCAGTTTATTGAGAACGACCTGAAACTTGTACCTAAAGACCATCTTATTGTATTAGCTTTCCATATCCCGATAAGCGAGCCGGATGCTCTTGATGACTCTTTCCGTGATGAAGACCGTAACAGGCTTTTCAAAGCATTAAAAGATTTCCCATATACCCTATCGCTTTCTGCCCATACCCATTTACAGCGTCAGGACTTTTTCAATAAAGGTGAAGGCGGATGGTTACAGGAAAAACCACACCACCATTATAATGTGGGTACAACATCGGGCGACTGGTATTCGGGCAAACTGGACGAAAAAGGCATTCCAATCTCTGTTATGAGGGATGGTACACCAAAAGGATATGCTTTTATTCACTTTAACGGAAACCAGTACACTATTGATTACAAAGCTGCCGGAAAACCTAAAGAGCACCAAATGGAGGTTTTTGCCCCTAAAGTAGTGGCAAAAGGTAAAAGAACCAAAGCGGGTGTTTTTGTAAACTTCTTTATGGGAAGTAAAAATGACAAGCTGGAATACCGTGTGGATGGCGGAGAGTGGAAACATATGGAGTACACCGAAACAGCCGACCCAAGTTATGTAGAGCTTGTTTATGAATGGGACCTTGCCGAAGAGCTTATGCCGGGACGACGTTCATCTGATCCGGTTGCGAGTACACACGTTTGGAGAGGAAACATTCCTGCTAACCTTGAGGCAGGAGAACATAAAATTGAAATTAAGGCCACCGATATGTTTGGCCAGATACATACAGCCGTAAAAAGCTACAGAATTGAAATGCCAAAATAA
- a CDS encoding glycerophosphodiester phosphodiesterase family protein, whose protein sequence is MKHLKAYLAITLAAGMIACKSDKKTEEATETETAKIEVQGHRGDRGNFPENTIPAFLSAVKKGADVLELDVVISKDGKVVVSHEPFMSSVYVTTPKGDSITKENERSYNLHLMMYDSIKKFDTGSKGNKNFPEQQKMNTYKPLLSEMIDTVESYIKANNLKPVRYNIEIKSDAKEYGNSQPQPSDFVDMVMQVVNEKGIAERINIQSFDPTPLNILRKKYPQITIAFLTGEPGIDKNLSQLDFVPEIYSPHYNLVNKAFTDSIKGKNMRLIPWTVNNPEDIDRMIELKVNGIITDYPERVLNKL, encoded by the coding sequence ATGAAACATCTTAAAGCATATTTAGCTATTACCCTTGCAGCAGGTATGATTGCCTGTAAAAGCGACAAGAAAACCGAAGAAGCTACTGAAACCGAAACTGCAAAAATTGAAGTTCAGGGACATAGGGGCGACCGTGGAAATTTCCCGGAAAACACTATTCCTGCTTTTTTAAGCGCAGTAAAAAAAGGTGCTGATGTACTGGAACTTGATGTGGTAATATCTAAAGACGGTAAAGTTGTGGTTTCTCACGAACCATTTATGTCATCTGTATATGTTACAACTCCTAAGGGCGATTCTATCACTAAGGAAAACGAGCGCAGTTATAACCTGCACCTGATGATGTATGACAGTATCAAAAAATTTGATACCGGTTCTAAAGGCAATAAAAACTTTCCGGAGCAGCAAAAGATGAATACTTATAAGCCATTGCTTTCCGAAATGATAGATACTGTGGAAAGCTATATTAAGGCTAACAATCTAAAACCTGTACGCTACAATATCGAAATAAAATCGGATGCAAAGGAATATGGCAACAGCCAACCACAACCTTCTGATTTTGTTGATATGGTAATGCAGGTTGTTAACGAGAAAGGTATAGCGGAAAGAATAAACATTCAGTCGTTTGACCCAACTCCGTTAAACATATTAAGAAAAAAGTATCCTCAAATAACCATTGCTTTTCTTACCGGAGAGCCGGGCATAGACAAAAACCTGTCGCAGCTGGATTTTGTCCCTGAAATTTACAGCCCGCATTATAATCTGGTAAACAAAGCTTTTACCGATTCTATAAAAGGAAAAAACATGCGCCTTATCCCATGGACAGTTAATAACCCTGAAGATATAGATCGTATGATTGAGCTTAAAGTAAACGGTATTATTACCGATTATCCGGAAAGAGTACTTAACAAGTTATAA
- the tsaB gene encoding tRNA (adenosine(37)-N6)-threonylcarbamoyltransferase complex dimerization subunit type 1 TsaB, which produces MALILNIETATRNCSVALSLNGEITAVREIAADGYLHAEKLHIFIGECIEEAGCSLNDLHAIAVSKGPGSYTGLRIGVSAAKGLCYALNIPLIAIDTMEVLARNSVVAEGEYILPLIDARRMEAYTAVFGSDYSKLRETKAEIITPESFSELEGRLHLIGDGAAKCKEVLSDDKFVYHDDILFPSAKQMCAIANDKYKKSDIVDVAYFEPFYLKDFIVNK; this is translated from the coding sequence GGTGAAATAACAGCTGTAAGAGAAATAGCAGCTGATGGTTATCTACATGCAGAAAAGCTGCATATCTTTATTGGAGAGTGTATTGAAGAAGCAGGGTGTAGCCTAAACGATTTGCATGCTATAGCCGTTAGTAAAGGGCCAGGTTCTTATACAGGGCTTCGTATAGGAGTTTCGGCTGCTAAAGGGCTTTGCTATGCTCTCAATATTCCCTTGATTGCCATTGATACCATGGAAGTACTTGCAAGAAATAGTGTTGTAGCTGAAGGGGAGTACATACTGCCTTTAATTGATGCCCGAAGAATGGAAGCCTATACTGCTGTTTTTGGTAGTGACTATTCCAAACTAAGGGAAACCAAAGCCGAGATAATAACTCCTGAATCTTTTAGTGAGCTGGAGGGTAGACTACATTTAATAGGTGACGGAGCTGCTAAATGTAAAGAGGTCTTAAGCGATGATAAATTTGTTTATCATGATGATATATTATTTCCTTCAGCTAAACAAATGTGTGCTATAGCAAATGATAAGTACAAAAAAAGCGACATTGTTGATGTCGCTTATTTCGAGCCTTTCTATTTGAAAGACTTTATTGTTAACAAATAA